The Ziziphus jujuba cultivar Dongzao chromosome 5, ASM3175591v1 genome segment GAATGAATAACACTTGCAAAAAATacctttttatatattatataattatatatatatatatatatatatattttttttccgttGGCAATTTGACGAGAATCTACAGTAAAACAAACAGGTGTCCCTATAATTGCAGTTGCCACTTGCAGCCATCATTTCCATCTTCAAGCTCCTCCTGTGGCTAAATTCCCATAGCTTTTCACCACAAATTTTAAATCtcgtttgtatatatatatatatatatatatatatttaatatataaaaaaattcatatatcatAATGAACGTGATTTCCATGACATAAGAAACTTTGAATGGTATACAAAAAATGGGGTAGGATTAGGTGGTGAGGAATCTCTATTTCTGTTTATTAATTGGAAGGAAAGGAGaggataaataaacaaaacctaATCAATCTTGCTTTTCCAGGTCGCTTTGACGACTATTGTTATGATCAACTTGACCAATTAACCAGTTTTCACACAAATTTCCTTTAAACATACAAGTAATTAACTCAGTAGAGTCCTCTAACATATAGACAAGTGTGAGATATTAGTTTGATTACAAAgactttatataataaaattgatcgATTACAACCAGTCAGGTGGCTTTAGCGGTATATATGTCAATTTCTTGATAGAAAAGGAATGCATGGAGTCTAACTGCTACTCACCCAGGAAATAGTGTGCATCAATCTActtatttctcttttcttttgattttattgaatttttaatcaattaattaatggatCGACTCTCCAATTTAGAAAGAATTTCTCTATGGGCATAAATTAATCTAAAATAATCTTCCCAGGTAATGAAATGATTTCGAATTTCAACTCTTACTTTtccaatattatttttctattggtgaatatacttttccaatattatttacatatatgcatatgagATTGATATATTtccaatattatttttctattggtgaatatacttttccaatattatttacatatatgcatatgagATTGATATATTGAGGTTGAGATTGATATCACATATACACATGCCTTTTCTCAGCCTTTTactcaaatattgaaatatTGCATATTTAGTGCATAGGACATTATAGTTCTAATTTTAGTGCTGTGTGCTAAATGTCTGTATAAACTAGATTAATTAACCTTAatccaacaaaagaaaaaaaatgttaaagacATGTAGTATATAAAGTTCTTatatcagtttttattttttttaaattataacttccTTCTTCATATATAGTAAGATTGCTCTaagtaaaactgaaaaatgttTGAAAAGTGGATTTGTAATTACACCCTGTACATGCATGTTGATCTTCTGGCAGATTTTGTCATTTGAAAACCTTCAATATTATAGTCccacaaataaaaaagtaaaattaatatattggaCGAGGGGAGTCTTGCAACTTTTTCCTAATTTTGAGTTTCAAATGCAACTTATTTGGACAGATTGTTCTCATGtacttatatatgtaaaagatgTATTGACATTATTTATCAGtagcttggtttttttttttttttttttaatcatagagTGTAATTAATCTTCCATAGCATTATTCTTATGTCGGCATTAACTAATATTTCATCATCTGTCTATTTTTCTTCCATTCCAACTCATTAAAAGAGCTATTAGAACAGGAAAACTCATTAACCaacttaattaaatgaatttttatttaaagcaTGTATTAAAAACTATGCACATGCACTagctaaaaatatatgtatatatacaatttttctaTAGTAGACTTACACATCCACTATATCATAGGTACAGTCAACTTCTCAATATTCAAAAGCCGATATAAATAAATTGTCTACAACCACTCAATAGTATGTATTTTACAATAAactacgtatatatatatatatatatatatatatatatatatatatatatatatagagagagagagagagagagagaaattatattgtttttgaaGAAGAGAGAAAGTATTTCGCgttgaaattttttcaaataaaatgatttattcaCTATGTATTTTTGCCATTTTGTATTTAACTTTATGCTGTATAATAGACATggaaaacaaaagttgaaatgaaaaaaattaataaaagaaaattaaaatatatacgtttagtaataatttttaatggattatttaattcactttataattgattatttaaaagTAATATCCGCATATAATATATGACAAtactaattataatatttatttttatttttatattttaatattaaaaacttaataaagaaaaataaatcttttaataataatatattaaattgtgaggtatataaataacattgaatttttaaaacaaaaattaaaaatttctagGTAGCCTACtaaagttgtatatatatagacagagaGAGAACATTTTTGTACCCTCGTGGCTGGGGTAGGTGGGGCAGGTAGAATTCAATTAGATTGGACAAAACAAACACGGAATTAATTAAGtctaaaaaatttattgataatttccatatataattaaaaaaaaacaaatacatgctcaatgtatatatacaacatGCTGTATACATGGGTACTGTCCACATACTCGTATACATATATGGGAAAATATgtaacaacaatatatatatatatatatatatatagtttattttagATGTATACACAGTGTTAGGAAGAAATTAACCAACCAACCAAACGCAAGGGTACACAATGCAATGCAACTATCTAAAACCACCACCATTAACGAACTATGAAATCTCATGCAGGAAAGAGTCGCCATTAAGAAAAAGATCATGAGAAGGCCAATATGAAGAAGCTGCAGTTCCATTTCCCTGGCTGGAAGTAGTGCAGCTACTTGCATCTCCATTAACGGACGCCGTCTCGTGGTCCGTCAAATTTGGAACTGGaatattagaagaagaagataatgagGACAGAAACCATGAAGCGTCGTCTAATTCGCTTAATACAATTCCACTATTATTCAAAGATGGTTGAGAACTGAAAAGGACTTCTTGTTGTGGTGGGTCTACAATATTAGATAATAAGGTCGTATCATGGTGGAGCGGTTGAGAATTATTATCCTCCACCACCTGCTGGGACAATTTTATATTTGGGTGGTTTTCTAAGACATTATAATTTGGAAGAAGATCAGGAACCGAATTGATCATAAGCAAATTATTGAAAGCCTCCAAATCTGCTGCATTTGGATTGTTATTGTGGTGGGTATGGTTTTGACTTTGAGTTGGAGATTGGAGGAGATGGTGAAGGAATTGATGTTTGGCCAACTGAGAAGCCTCGGCCTGTAATCTTAGAGCATGTTCATCCAATGAATGTTTCTCAAGTATGTTCTTGAGGTTGGCTAAGATCAGAAGCTGAGGCAGGTTTGAAAACAGGTCCGTTCTTGGTTGATGGGTCATTGGGTCAAAACCCATCTGAATTAGCTTCTTCTTCATGTGGGTGTTCCAGAAATTCTTGATTTCATTGTCCGTTCGGCCAGGTAGATGTGTAGCGATTGCTgaccatctatatatatatatatatatatatgtatatataaaagcatatgaattagaaatcaacacaaaataaacTAAACTAAAAACGAAAggagaataaaattttagagaGCTAGCACTATACTTGTTTCCGAGGATGGAATGGAGACGAAGAATTGTTTGCTCTTCATCTTGAGAAAATTTGCCTCTCTTTATATCAGGCCTCAAGTAATTTGTCCATCTTAATCTACAGCTTTTTCCACATCTATTCAGACCtaaaaagacccaaaaaaataaaataaataaataaataaataaataaagagaaagaaagaaaatgaatgaatgaatgaaaaagattataaaaaataattaagatataaaaCGAAGGAATGAATGAACAAAAACCTGCAAGCTTAGGGAGAGCTCTCCAACTTCCATGGCCATGTTTTTGGATGTGTTGGACAAGCTTTTGATCCTCTTCAGGAGTCCAGGGACCTTTCTTCACACCATTTTCATCAGAAGAAGGAGACCtacccattttctttttttacttgatTAATATCTCTATTTGCTTTGACCGCTCTCTGTTTGCAAAAGATATTTAGTACCTACTATTTATACACAATCTAGTTTCCACCACCTAGCTGATGTCGTTAATTAtcctgttttattttattttatttaaaagaaaatgttttgTTACACTTTTTACTCGCTGGCTGATCAAGATTGGGACACTTCCTCACATCCGTTAACAAACGcccatattttgaaaatatgacaGATATGTCCTCTAACTTCCTCCacataatatatttgatttgaaaaatattccttaatattactttataatatacatatacatatatatatatatataattattttaattttactttttttcttttacctttttttttttttaaaataccatTGTCTCTTACTTTTGTcccatttttgtattttacacaaacttcaacaaaaacaaaaataaaaatcgatCTTGTTCTTAAAGCTgtaatcaataattaattttatatggtCAAATCATCAGTATTTTATTCCtatgttaaaataatatattatccttttatttttaaaatataattatataatatatttttcttattttattttgattacaCAGCAACCGAATCTTTCGGCAGCACAagtaaacaaatttatttttatggaacATAGGGTAAGAAAGTAAAAGATAGACAACTTGATTGGTCTATCCAGGCGATACATTTAGTTTCTGAATAATGCCACGTACATTAAACTATGTAtttcaaaacagaaaaaaaaaaaaaaacaaaaaatgaagggTGAAACTTTCAAATCAGATTACGTAACACGTGGCAGGTGATAGCGTGCGTAAGAACCCGTCCCATGCACGCAAAGAAGAGGGGGTCTGCATGCTTTTGATGAATCTGGGtcatataaattaaatgtttatgtattcattaaagttatttttattaaagagaaaatatatcCCTTGAgaacattttataaaaattgcacCATAATTAAGCTACCGTGCAATTTAATGAAACGTATATTTCATTGTAATTCGTCAAGACagtaatatatattatgtcTAGTCTATACTTTCTATAGGCCGGTGGGACTTTGTGCACATGTCATATCAAATGGTATTAACTGGTTTCCTTGTGCCTGAGTGATGCGTGGTATTCTTCTGAgatttgcttaattaattttaatttttattgccTAGAAGGGAGTTAAGCAGTGTCTTTACTAAAAGATTTCAATTAATACAATATTTAAGCAATTAAATAGGAATTCAAATCAGCTATCtcttttctgtttttcctttaatctctaattatatatgtgtatttatTTGATAGTaggactttttatttatttctttattattattattattattattgggtgATAATAGGATTCTCAAGTGCAAATACACTTCCTTTACTAAATACGTAAATAAATAACGTGCAAATACACGCAAGATGTATCATGCATTGCGTGTATCATGCGTAGCAATAGTTATAGACAAGTACAGATAAATGGGCTCGTTAAATtgtactttattttttattcaacaataactaattatatattgattataatatatttatatataataagttttgttatttattattattgataattattatctatgaaatccatttttaatttgatatttatattaactcatgacatttaattttttattttattttttaatagtaaaacttaattaataaaagaaagttaACCTTTTCataataaccaattaaatttgtatatgtcatttgttaaaaataaaaattggtatACCGCATGTGGCTTCTATTGTTGCTGTATTATTAGATGACAAATAgcaatttttcttatataatttatataaaacttttGTCTATTATTTGTTTGGAAGAAGAAAATAGTtagcaaaaaggaaaataaaaaagggctcTTCATAGGAACCTTTTTTTGGTTTGTAAGAAGGAAACAATGACTTAAAAGGTTAATAAGGTCTATCTAGCATGATTTCTGAAACATTATTTCTAGTTTTTCCAGGCTCcaaaatagattttaaaaatgattaaataattttaaaaatttttagacTGTTAAAACACTTAACCAAAACTAATAAAGTGTAACTTATTGggaagttttttaaaaaaaattatttttttatatttttttaaaaaaacttttatacttttaaaatgtttaattaaaactaGTAAAATGTaacttattgaaaaaaatttctaaaaaaaattaaaattatgaaaaaaaaaatcaaagttatCATAAACAGATAGActtaatatatttcaaataagtagatatatatatattttttaaatagataattatCTTTTACTTTAAAATACAAATGACAAGAGTTTCACATGTATAAAGGTGGTCAAGTACTGTTTTAACCTGAATGAGGTGTGCATGCTTACACGATTCCTAAAACGCTCCTAATCACGATTTTAATGATCAGATATCGAAAACAGGTAAGCTAAGAAAGACTAGAAAACGCCcttggaaaaaaatgtgaacCAATCAAATGGTTGACTCTCTTCCCTCTTTCAAAAACATTAACTgaaccaaaatataatttaaaaatgaaaaaaagaggtgctaattaatatttagaaagAGACAGAAGATCAGGATGTGACTCGTTTTGACTATGAGGGTAGAGCAGTTAGCTAGGGAGAAGAAGTTGGTGCAGCAAACGCCTCGAATCTGCATCATTTTTTTCCTATTTCTCTAACCATAATAATTCTATACACGCTTCACAAAATGCTTCAATGCCATAAACCATTCCTTTCCTTTTTGCCGACCTCgttcttctttttgttcttatACAATTTTCCTTCCTTATGGGGTAATTAATTGATtagccctcttttttttttttaatcaactaGTAAAGCAaaagattattattttagtacaCGCTATTTGCACCATGAAAGCATTTGAACCACCAATAACAACCCTATACTATATTAGGTTTTAACTTTGGACCACATTATAATTTCTTACCTTTAGGTATCAAGATTTCATCAgtctatttaaatattttaactgctTTTAAACTTGTTTAATTAATGTGTGATCAATAATTGatcttttttctaaaaaaaatgaattttaataattaattataaaatttcttgGAAAACAAGTTTACACCATATGAACAAATGAAATTCTAACAGTACTTCATGAAAGATAAACTGGACTGCCGCCATATCAGTGTGGATACAAGTATTGTTCTTGAAATTTAAGTACAAGTAATTGTGTGCTGTGCTGAGAGGCTTATATGTATTGTGGCTCAAGTGTGTTAAGCTATGGAGCTGTGATCAGTTATCTTACTTTGAAAGCTAGCAATATGCAAATTCAAACccaaacttttatttattatcatcttaattaatttaagtGTCAACTTCATATTTCCTATTAGCTTAGAAGCGTAAGAGAGACAATTTCTTACTCCCTTTCTTTAGGAACCTTCTCTTTCCCTTTCTATGAACCCCCATTTTCCCATCTTCTTACATCATTCTATTAAACggtttaaatattgattttctagtCTCCTTCCGACAAGGGTTTATTGTCGGGTTAGATTGTATGCGTAATTTTGAAGAAAAGGATATAATCCATGATGTAAGATAGACTATGGctcttaatttatttgtttatgttataTACTCCTGAAATATTCTTCATTTTTCAGTGTCAGCTAAACAACTGATTTGCTTGCTTCAATGGGTttctaacaaatatatatctaaaaccCAGACTTAATGGTCTTCTAATTATGAGCATCAACCACCACGTATAAGGTTTTGTTGCCTCTTTGTCTCCAAGCAGCGGTATATTTTACAGGAAAAGTTGCTCTCCTGCCTGGATTGAGTAAATTAAGATCTCTTTGACTGTTGAAttcaat includes the following:
- the LOC107420842 gene encoding transcription factor MYB93; translated protein: MGRSPSSDENGVKKGPWTPEEDQKLVQHIQKHGHGSWRALPKLAGLNRCGKSCRLRWTNYLRPDIKRGKFSQDEEQTILRLHSILGNKWSAIATHLPGRTDNEIKNFWNTHMKKKLIQMGFDPMTHQPRTDLFSNLPQLLILANLKNILEKHSLDEHALRLQAEASQLAKHQFLHHLLQSPTQSQNHTHHNNNPNAADLEAFNNLLMINSVPDLLPNYNVLENHPNIKLSQQVVEDNNSQPLHHDTTLLSNIVDPPQQEVLFSSQPSLNNSGIVLSELDDASWFLSSLSSSSNIPVPNLTDHETASVNGDASSCTTSSQGNGTAASSYWPSHDLFLNGDSFLHEIS